A single window of Chitinophaga sp. XS-30 DNA harbors:
- a CDS encoding SusC/RagA family TonB-linked outer membrane protein, with translation MKLTIVFLTAALIHVQAAVTAQKVTLSGRNIPVKEIFQSIRQQTGYVTFYNQEMLADAKPVSLQVNGMPLDDLLDLVAKDQPFWFEVKAQTRTIILSPRPPASGSNTIAAFLPVTGRVTDSTDGSPMPGASVRVQGKEKNVATDADGRFSIDAEPGDVLIISYIGYKPASFTIRDAGKMVRITLAPAISTISNVVVTGIFNKAKESYTGATRVITQKELQRFQGRNIFVTIGNIDPSFYIVPDNRIGSDPNRLPDIQLRGTRNLPNIDQLQDNTAAALNTPLIILDGFPTTLQRLMDLNANEIESLTLLKDGSATALYGSQGANGVVVITTRQPAGGKLRLTYRGGLNLSIPDLGSYNLLDAREKLELERLSGYYVNPTKNAAQNLLMEQYYNQVLGLVESGVNTDWMAKPLRTQVDQNHSLRLEGGDQTFRYALEGQYNKINGVMKGSGRETVNGTVTLSYRLNRLNFSNSLMIGNTKGNESPWGAFGDYVKLNPYWNPYDAQGNVAQSFRPFSWDYWTQSQHGVNPYANPVYDATLNTFTKSAYTTITNNFQAEWMPVNRLTLRGGIGVTGTLSSGDDFKPASHSAFAQYSDADIFRRGSYTYASGKDFSYTGRLSATYSNLFAGVHGLTAGLSLDATDTRTRNYFFDAEGFPDESIDFIGMALQYKQNGGPGGSEATTRRVGFVGTLNYIYDERYFADLTYRVDGASQFGTDKRFAPFYSVGAGWNLHYEPIIRDNLHFVNRLKLRGSYGVTGNQAFSAYQPLATYTYVTNDRYKNWIGAHQTSLGNPDLQWQKTDKYDLGLETELFQSRLMIQADVYREYTSNLLSSLELPYSNGFTSYVENIGKLEQTGWELMASVAIIRNNSRRIHWSVTGNIAHNRDKIVQLSEAMKAANEKLATQVDFTSNTPNKIIREGASQHTIYAVQSLGIDPSTGRELYMNRNGEVTYTWRAEERMAVGLDQPKYRGNFSTLFRYGGLALNASFGFRFGGQLYNQTLIDKIENADRFLNVDERVFYDRWLKPGDVAFFRGLNETLRVSPSSRFVQDESTLTCQNVNISYDVTDSRWLERMRMQGLTIAVNTGELFYLSSVRQERGLDYPFTRQFSMTLFATF, from the coding sequence ATGAAACTGACGATTGTTTTTCTGACCGCTGCACTCATTCATGTTCAGGCCGCTGTAACAGCACAGAAAGTAACACTGTCCGGCCGGAACATCCCGGTAAAGGAGATCTTCCAGTCCATCAGGCAACAAACGGGCTATGTGACCTTTTACAACCAGGAAATGCTGGCCGATGCCAAACCGGTATCCCTGCAGGTGAATGGCATGCCGCTTGACGACCTGCTGGACCTTGTGGCGAAAGATCAGCCCTTCTGGTTTGAAGTCAAAGCGCAGACCCGCACGATCATCCTCTCTCCCAGGCCTCCGGCTTCCGGCAGCAACACCATAGCCGCATTTTTGCCGGTGACCGGGCGCGTGACGGACAGTACGGACGGCTCCCCCATGCCGGGCGCTTCCGTAAGAGTGCAGGGAAAGGAAAAGAACGTGGCAACGGATGCCGATGGAAGGTTCAGTATAGATGCCGAACCGGGGGACGTGCTGATCATCAGCTATATCGGGTACAAGCCCGCCAGCTTCACCATCAGGGATGCCGGCAAAATGGTCCGCATCACACTGGCGCCGGCCATCTCCACCATCAGCAATGTAGTGGTCACCGGCATTTTCAACAAAGCGAAGGAAAGTTATACCGGCGCCACCAGGGTGATCACGCAAAAGGAACTGCAAAGGTTCCAGGGCCGGAACATCTTCGTAACGATCGGCAACATCGATCCGTCTTTCTACATCGTCCCGGACAACCGCATCGGCTCCGATCCCAACCGCCTGCCGGATATCCAGCTCCGCGGCACGCGCAATCTTCCGAATATCGACCAGTTGCAGGACAATACTGCCGCTGCCCTCAATACGCCGCTTATTATCCTGGACGGCTTTCCCACTACCCTGCAAAGGCTGATGGACCTCAATGCCAACGAGATCGAATCCCTCACGCTGCTGAAAGACGGCTCCGCCACCGCGCTGTACGGCTCGCAAGGCGCGAACGGCGTAGTGGTGATCACCACCAGGCAACCGGCCGGCGGGAAACTGCGCCTCACTTACCGCGGCGGGCTGAACCTCAGCATACCGGACCTCGGCAGCTACAATCTGCTGGACGCCAGGGAAAAACTGGAACTGGAACGCTTGTCCGGCTACTACGTCAATCCTACCAAAAACGCAGCACAGAACCTGCTGATGGAACAATATTACAACCAGGTACTGGGTCTCGTGGAAAGCGGGGTGAATACGGACTGGATGGCCAAGCCGCTGCGCACGCAGGTGGACCAGAACCATTCCCTGCGGCTGGAAGGCGGCGACCAGACCTTCCGTTATGCACTGGAAGGCCAGTACAACAAAATAAACGGGGTCATGAAAGGCTCCGGCCGCGAAACCGTCAACGGTACCGTTACGCTCAGCTACCGGCTCAACAGGCTGAACTTTTCCAACAGCCTGATGATCGGCAATACAAAAGGAAATGAATCACCCTGGGGCGCTTTCGGGGATTATGTAAAGCTCAACCCCTACTGGAACCCTTATGATGCACAGGGGAACGTGGCACAGTCCTTCCGGCCTTTCAGCTGGGACTACTGGACGCAAAGCCAGCACGGCGTAAACCCCTATGCCAATCCTGTGTATGACGCCACGCTGAATACCTTTACCAAAAGCGCTTACACCACCATCACCAATAACTTCCAGGCCGAATGGATGCCGGTGAACCGGCTGACGCTGCGCGGCGGCATCGGGGTTACGGGTACGCTCAGCTCGGGCGATGACTTCAAACCTGCCTCGCATTCCGCATTCGCACAATACAGCGATGCAGACATATTCCGCAGGGGAAGTTATACCTATGCCAGCGGAAAGGATTTTTCCTACACCGGAAGGCTCTCTGCTACCTACTCCAATCTCTTTGCCGGTGTACACGGGCTGACGGCAGGCCTGAGCCTGGATGCCACCGACACCCGCACCAGGAATTACTTTTTTGATGCAGAAGGCTTCCCGGATGAAAGCATCGATTTCATCGGCATGGCCCTTCAGTACAAACAGAACGGCGGACCGGGCGGAAGCGAGGCCACCACCCGCAGAGTAGGCTTTGTAGGCACATTGAACTATATCTATGACGAACGTTATTTCGCCGATCTTACCTACCGTGTGGACGGCGCCTCACAATTCGGCACAGACAAACGGTTTGCGCCTTTCTATTCCGTTGGCGCAGGCTGGAACCTGCACTACGAGCCGATCATCCGGGACAACCTGCACTTCGTCAACCGCCTGAAGCTGCGCGGCTCCTACGGCGTAACGGGCAACCAGGCCTTTTCCGCCTACCAGCCGCTGGCCACCTACACCTATGTTACCAACGACCGGTACAAGAACTGGATCGGCGCGCACCAGACCTCCCTGGGCAATCCGGACCTGCAATGGCAGAAGACCGACAAATATGATCTGGGGCTGGAAACGGAATTGTTTCAAAGCCGCCTGATGATACAGGCCGATGTGTACAGGGAATATACTTCCAATCTCCTTTCCTCCCTCGAACTCCCCTACTCCAACGGCTTCACCAGCTATGTGGAAAACATCGGGAAGCTGGAGCAAACGGGCTGGGAACTGATGGCCAGCGTAGCCATCATCCGTAACAACAGCCGCCGCATCCACTGGTCCGTTACCGGTAACATCGCGCACAACCGGGACAAGATCGTGCAACTTTCCGAAGCCATGAAAGCGGCGAATGAAAAGCTGGCCACACAGGTGGATTTCACCAGCAATACGCCCAACAAGATCATCCGCGAAGGCGCATCGCAGCATACCATCTACGCCGTGCAGTCCCTCGGCATAGACCCCAGCACCGGCAGGGAGTTGTACATGAACCGGAACGGGGAGGTAACCTATACCTGGCGGGCGGAAGAACGTATGGCCGTTGGGCTGGACCAGCCGAAATACCGCGGCAATTTCAGCACGCTCTTCCGTTACGGCGGGCTGGCATTGAACGCCTCCTTCGGTTTCCGTTTCGGCGGCCAGCTGTATAACCAGACGCTGATAGATAAAATAGAGAATGCAGACCGCTTTCTGAATGTCGATGAACGGGTGTTCTACGACCGCTGGCTAAAACCCGGGGACGTAGCGTTCTTCCGGGGACTGAACGAAACGCTGCGGGTCAGCCCTTCCTCCCGCTTTGTACAGGATGAATCAACGCTCACCTGCCAGAACGTGAACATCTCCTATGATGTTACGGACAGCAGATGGCTGGAACGCATGCGGATGCAGGGGCTGACCATCGCCGTCAACACCGGCGAACTGTTCTATCTCTCCAGCGTACGCCAGGAGCGCGGTCTTGATTACCCGTTCACCCGGCAATTTTCCATGACCCTGTTTGCCACCTTTTAA
- a CDS encoding RagB/SusD family nutrient uptake outer membrane protein, with the protein MKKTIIATILMSAWAVAGCNKWLDVKPETQTTKDELFETQKGFRDALTGAYIHMKSSSTYGDALMWGNIEYMARNWDVVSPSNTALTNLAAANYTDATVRDWLDATYAGQYKVIADVNSILERIDIKKAVFSEDNYALIKGEALALRAFAHFDVLRMFGPMPDNPGSAAVLPYVTAVSKEIVTPIAFQSFAQAVLADLTEAEALLKDTDPLTLYSLNELNPLPNTIDPPAVNDNYYMYRQLRMNYYAVLALKARVYMWLSPSGDANRANAAKYAQMVIDAKDRNGVATFRLGRESDRVSGDYTMSPEHIAALSVYNLEQTANSRFGESGSLARSDFNIQDGYYYLNNLFPIAERTADVRWTGLWGYKTTPGSTGFVMYRKFFQKANQPILQVPLLRLSEMYLVLTECAASQAAAEAFYGAYCAQKGIPFTTGFSASDWQTDRRNKLIREYVREFYAEGQTFFTYKRFNVTTLPSSWTYAYYTGSPARYIVPVPDREINYHNK; encoded by the coding sequence ATGAAGAAAACAATTATCGCTACCATACTAATGAGCGCCTGGGCTGTCGCCGGTTGCAACAAATGGCTTGATGTGAAACCGGAAACGCAGACCACGAAAGATGAGCTGTTCGAGACCCAGAAAGGGTTCCGGGATGCGCTCACCGGCGCCTACATTCATATGAAAAGCAGCAGCACCTACGGGGATGCGCTGATGTGGGGCAATATAGAATACATGGCCCGCAACTGGGACGTGGTATCACCGAGCAATACGGCATTGACCAATCTGGCGGCCGCCAACTACACGGACGCTACGGTCAGGGACTGGCTGGATGCCACCTATGCCGGTCAATATAAAGTGATCGCAGACGTTAACAGCATCCTGGAAAGGATAGATATCAAAAAGGCAGTCTTCTCGGAAGACAATTATGCGCTGATCAAAGGCGAAGCACTGGCGCTGCGTGCGTTTGCACATTTCGATGTGCTGCGGATGTTCGGCCCCATGCCCGACAATCCCGGCTCCGCGGCCGTGCTCCCCTACGTTACCGCAGTATCCAAAGAGATCGTAACGCCCATCGCCTTCCAGAGTTTCGCGCAGGCTGTACTGGCTGATCTCACGGAAGCGGAAGCCCTGCTCAAAGATACAGATCCCCTTACCCTGTATTCCCTGAACGAGCTGAACCCGCTGCCCAATACCATCGATCCTCCCGCCGTGAACGATAACTACTACATGTACCGCCAGCTGCGCATGAACTATTATGCCGTGCTGGCGCTGAAAGCAAGGGTGTACATGTGGCTGAGCCCCTCGGGAGACGCCAATCGGGCCAATGCCGCGAAATACGCGCAAATGGTGATCGATGCCAAAGACCGCAACGGCGTGGCCACCTTCCGGCTGGGCAGGGAAAGCGACCGCGTGTCAGGCGACTACACCATGTCCCCGGAGCACATCGCGGCATTGAGCGTGTACAACCTGGAGCAGACCGCAAACTCCCGCTTCGGGGAAAGCGGCAGCCTCGCCCGGTCCGACTTCAACATTCAGGACGGCTACTATTACCTCAACAACCTGTTCCCCATTGCGGAAAGAACGGCGGATGTAAGATGGACAGGCCTGTGGGGATACAAGACCACCCCGGGAAGCACCGGCTTTGTCATGTACCGGAAATTCTTCCAGAAAGCCAATCAGCCGATACTGCAGGTGCCGCTGCTGCGCCTGAGCGAAATGTACCTGGTCCTCACCGAATGCGCTGCTTCCCAGGCGGCAGCGGAAGCATTTTATGGCGCCTATTGCGCGCAAAAAGGCATTCCCTTCACTACCGGCTTCAGCGCTTCGGACTGGCAAACAGACCGCAGGAACAAACTGATCAGGGAATACGTGCGCGAGTTCTATGCAGAAGGCCAGACCTTCTTTACCTATAAACGGTTCAATGTCACCACGCTGCCTTCCAGCTGGACTTATGCTTATTACACCGGATCACCGGCCAGGTACATCGTACCAGTGCCGGACCGGGAAATCAATTATCACAATAAATGA
- a CDS encoding DUF4843 domain-containing protein, with product MKRYICLIGVALAVTSGCRKAEHLVYSDIARVQLKDTATVSKTFIYADAAVTTDTVFIEVNTIGGITDHDRPVKLVQITEYEETYVRDPVTNQITDTLITERPFKAEPGVHYKDLGDPSLAPMMVVKAHDVKAMVPVILLRDASLKDNSHRLRLQLAANEEFGIGEVKATEVTIVFSDRLERFYSWRVDSYLAPAFGTFGRYSTGKHQFMVDVLNEAIDEKWYQAALNAGALANYANLLKQALNTFNNDPDNIASGKAPLRESDDPSSSAVTFP from the coding sequence ATGAAAAGATACATCTGCCTTATAGGTGTTGCACTGGCTGTCACCTCCGGCTGCCGCAAAGCGGAACATCTCGTGTACAGCGACATAGCCAGGGTGCAGCTGAAAGATACCGCCACAGTCAGCAAAACGTTCATATATGCCGATGCCGCGGTTACCACAGATACTGTTTTCATCGAGGTGAATACCATCGGCGGCATCACGGATCATGACCGGCCGGTAAAGCTGGTGCAGATCACGGAATATGAAGAGACCTATGTACGTGATCCGGTAACCAACCAGATCACCGACACCCTCATCACCGAAAGGCCCTTCAAAGCTGAGCCCGGCGTGCATTATAAAGACCTGGGCGATCCATCGCTGGCGCCCATGATGGTCGTGAAAGCGCACGACGTGAAAGCCATGGTCCCGGTAATACTGCTGCGCGATGCCAGCCTGAAAGACAACAGCCACCGCCTCCGGCTGCAGCTCGCCGCCAATGAAGAATTCGGCATCGGGGAAGTAAAGGCTACGGAAGTCACCATCGTATTCTCCGACCGGCTGGAACGCTTCTATTCCTGGAGAGTAGACAGCTACCTCGCCCCTGCTTTCGGCACCTTCGGAAGATACAGCACCGGGAAGCACCAGTTTATGGTGGACGTCCTGAATGAAGCAATAGATGAAAAATGGTATCAGGCCGCATTGAATGCAGGCGCATTGGCCAATTACGCCAATCTGCTGAAGCAGGCGCTGAATACCTTCAACAATGATCCGGACAATATCGCCAGCGGCAAAGCGCCGTTGCGGGAATCGGACGATCCATCCAGTTCCGCGGTTACATTTCCCTGA
- a CDS encoding PKD-like family lipoprotein: MKKSYILAAGLLSILAGACNKDNSTSGDRPLPEVVVSGLQEDYAVFTHKDYLRISPAVQEENRFDFYWTAFTTNFVQGSGLVKPDTLAKTKDLDYEVLLNPGQYILVFNVRDRETGVTKLIDMNLNVSTQNMSGWYLLKDHEGKTDFDFIHSTGRIDNWISFYNEGASLAGNAVKAVFVPSFKMALSSTDLFNTFAVLSDQDAGIYRIDNGTKVLGFDDMFFTKPATHKPQNLLQSMNSNNVRLINDGKAYAMTKGALFSAMPPVNYQLSPVAAVGALDMGFDNNTRSMVLFDGAYFASMGNNAAILKNMHASLEWMTGYAGRRSVALALFRNPQDTGYLIKMDVRYGQLIGSGTLILATDTLPPQHGLMSADAIGGNYDADYIYYALGNRVYLTDVATTTESLQVTLPAGETVTCIQHIKYPQPVSTTVPTTTNVLAIASFANGRYKVWLHAISSTGTIQALSQPDFEGEGRIANITYMEQGQGSRTF, encoded by the coding sequence ATGAAGAAATCATATATCCTGGCAGCCGGCCTCCTTTCCATACTGGCCGGCGCCTGCAACAAAGATAACAGCACTTCAGGCGACCGGCCGCTGCCGGAAGTAGTGGTGAGCGGCCTGCAGGAAGATTATGCTGTATTCACCCACAAGGATTACCTCCGCATCAGTCCCGCCGTACAGGAAGAAAACCGCTTCGATTTTTACTGGACGGCCTTTACGACCAACTTCGTTCAGGGATCGGGCCTCGTGAAACCGGATACGCTGGCGAAGACCAAAGACCTCGATTATGAAGTGCTGCTGAATCCCGGACAGTACATCCTCGTATTCAATGTGAGAGACCGGGAAACGGGCGTTACAAAGCTCATTGATATGAACCTGAACGTATCCACCCAGAATATGAGCGGCTGGTATCTGCTGAAAGACCATGAAGGCAAAACGGATTTCGACTTCATTCACAGCACCGGCCGTATAGATAACTGGATATCGTTCTATAACGAAGGGGCCAGCCTTGCCGGAAACGCCGTAAAAGCGGTATTTGTCCCCTCCTTCAAAATGGCCCTCTCCTCTACCGATCTGTTCAATACGTTTGCCGTGCTTTCAGATCAGGATGCGGGCATATACCGGATCGATAACGGAACGAAGGTGCTGGGCTTTGATGATATGTTCTTTACAAAACCCGCCACCCACAAGCCACAGAACCTGCTGCAGTCCATGAACAGCAATAATGTAAGGCTGATCAACGATGGCAAGGCATATGCCATGACCAAGGGAGCGCTGTTCTCCGCCATGCCGCCGGTGAACTATCAGCTGTCTCCCGTTGCCGCCGTTGGAGCGCTGGATATGGGCTTCGATAACAATACCCGTTCGATGGTGCTTTTTGACGGCGCCTACTTTGCGTCCATGGGCAACAATGCCGCGATATTGAAAAACATGCATGCCAGCCTGGAATGGATGACCGGTTATGCCGGCCGCCGCAGCGTAGCCCTGGCCCTGTTCCGGAACCCGCAGGATACGGGATATCTCATCAAGATGGATGTACGCTACGGCCAGCTGATCGGTTCAGGTACGCTGATACTGGCAACCGATACGCTGCCCCCGCAGCACGGCCTCATGTCCGCCGATGCCATTGGCGGCAACTATGACGCGGACTATATCTACTATGCCCTGGGCAACCGGGTTTATCTGACAGACGTAGCCACCACTACGGAATCGCTGCAGGTCACCCTCCCTGCTGGAGAAACGGTTACCTGCATTCAGCATATCAAATACCCGCAGCCCGTCAGCACCACGGTGCCCACCACTACGAATGTACTGGCCATTGCTTCTTTTGCCAACGGCCGTTATAAAGTATGGCTGCACGCGATCAGCTCCACCGGTACTATCCAGGCCCTCTCCCAGCCCGACTTTGAAGGCGAGGGCCGTATTGCCAATATCACTTATATGGAACAAGGCCAGGGAAGCCGCACATTCTAA
- a CDS encoding peroxiredoxin: protein MNIRSLSAIICCLFCGNLLAQSSVTDTVEIARQKTELATALQDTDRKLADRQQAWLDAQTAKVKYDTIGLAQYRSEMLALKLARKAQEIRFVQQHPDYLVSLDALKDAIGPIPDDIRKYDRLFGKLRRSVRESEKGKALRELIGRYMSVRTGVLAPAFTAPDTAGLPVQLADYRGKYVLVDFWASWCGPCRDENPFVVAAYRRFSNRNFDILSVSLDQPGKKEQWLKAIHQDSLTWKHVSDLQYWNNAVAKLYMVRSIPQNFLIDPHGKIIAKDLRGKALISKLEETFK, encoded by the coding sequence ATGAACATCAGATCATTATCCGCTATCATCTGCTGCCTTTTCTGCGGTAACCTGCTGGCGCAATCTTCAGTAACCGATACGGTGGAGATCGCACGGCAGAAAACGGAACTGGCAACGGCACTGCAGGATACCGACCGCAAACTGGCGGACAGGCAGCAAGCTTGGCTGGACGCACAAACGGCCAAAGTGAAATACGATACGATAGGGCTGGCACAGTACCGCTCTGAGATGCTGGCGCTTAAACTCGCAAGGAAAGCACAGGAGATCCGGTTCGTACAACAGCATCCGGATTACCTGGTCAGCCTCGATGCGCTGAAAGACGCCATCGGCCCTATTCCCGATGATATCCGGAAATATGACCGTTTGTTCGGGAAACTGCGCCGTTCCGTCCGCGAAAGCGAAAAAGGCAAGGCGCTGCGGGAACTGATCGGCCGGTATATGAGCGTAAGGACCGGCGTACTGGCGCCCGCTTTCACGGCGCCGGACACCGCCGGGCTTCCGGTACAGCTGGCTGATTACCGCGGCAAATATGTGCTGGTCGATTTCTGGGCAAGCTGGTGCGGGCCGTGCAGGGATGAAAATCCCTTTGTTGTAGCGGCATACCGCCGCTTCAGCAACAGGAACTTCGATATCCTGTCCGTTTCCCTGGACCAGCCCGGAAAAAAGGAACAGTGGCTGAAAGCGATCCATCAGGACAGCCTGACCTGGAAACATGTATCCGATCTCCAGTACTGGAATAATGCCGTGGCAAAACTGTATATGGTCCGCTCCATTCCGCAAAATTTCCTCATTGATCCCCACGGAAAGATCATCGCCAAAGATCTCCGCGGTAAGGCGCTGATCAGCAAACTTGAAGAAACATTTAAATAA
- a CDS encoding zinc-dependent metalloprotease, producing the protein MPRFNITLFALLGLSVAANAQTAAPADSAAKKKDSLPSAIKPYEQVITAKASTHNGMFKVHQLDNRYYFEIPDSMYNRAILVVNRIARAAAGPRPQMTGYAGDQIAENVIHFEKGPADKVFMKVMRFNERSGDSTANGLYRSVINSNLEPIAAAFPVKAYNKKDSTTVIDITDYLNTENEIFHFSAQAKTVLGVGAIQADKSYIASIKTFPRNIEIRMMRTYLKLVKQGTPSTIPDSWELNSSMVLLPEVPMQPRLADARVGYFVRGYVDFDTDPQGVKEQYLITRWRLEPKAGEEEKYLRGELVEPANPIIYYIDPATPKKWVPYLIAGVNDWQQAFEQAGFRNAIKALPAPEDDSTWSIDDARHNVIVYKPSQIANASGPHVHDPRSGEIMESHINWYHNIMQLVRNWYMIQAGAIDPAARKMEFDEALMGQLIRFVSSHEVGHTLGLSHNFGASSTVPVEKLRDKAYVEAHGHTPSIMDYARFNYVAQPEDGISQKGIFPRIGEYDRWAIEWGYRWRPPFRTAKEEAAFMNKLIIDSLTSNKRLYFGSENSSADPRNQSEDLGDNAVVAAKYGIKNLQRILPQLREWTREPNEGYGKLKMMYEEVLKQYRLYTAQVLKSIGGEYYHAISVEQPGPVIEPVAWQQQKEAMQFLRDDLFATPEWLINDTLTALTGTDPILHIGVAQSNILMKLQGSGMLMGLIKTAERNKGIKTYSAAEFLEDLKQGIWGELYSGKPIDIFRRNQQKKYLDNAFKAFAAVNEIVGRNLGNGTIFYINPDPTGNDVSSIMRAHLTELRRDIRKAVSAQKGVSRYHLQDMEQRIGQVLEGKENK; encoded by the coding sequence ATGCCCAGATTCAACATCACATTATTTGCGTTGCTTGGCCTCTCCGTTGCCGCCAATGCACAAACAGCCGCACCTGCGGATTCAGCTGCGAAGAAAAAGGATTCCCTTCCTTCCGCCATCAAGCCCTATGAGCAGGTGATCACCGCAAAGGCCAGTACACACAACGGTATGTTCAAGGTACATCAGCTGGATAACCGGTATTACTTCGAGATTCCCGATTCTATGTATAACCGGGCGATACTCGTGGTGAACCGTATTGCCAGGGCCGCAGCGGGGCCAAGACCGCAAATGACCGGCTACGCGGGAGATCAGATCGCCGAAAATGTCATTCACTTTGAAAAAGGACCGGCGGACAAGGTATTCATGAAAGTCATGCGCTTCAACGAACGCTCGGGAGACTCCACCGCCAACGGTTTGTACCGCTCCGTTATCAATTCCAATCTTGAGCCGATCGCCGCTGCATTCCCCGTGAAAGCCTACAACAAAAAGGACAGCACCACCGTGATCGATATAACGGATTATCTGAATACAGAGAACGAGATATTCCATTTCAGCGCCCAGGCGAAAACAGTGCTCGGCGTTGGCGCGATACAGGCAGACAAGTCGTACATCGCTTCCATTAAAACATTCCCGCGGAATATAGAGATCAGGATGATGAGAACTTATCTCAAGCTGGTCAAACAGGGCACCCCGTCCACGATACCGGACAGCTGGGAGCTGAACAGCTCCATGGTGCTGCTGCCCGAAGTGCCCATGCAGCCGCGGCTGGCAGACGCCAGAGTAGGATATTTTGTGAGAGGTTATGTGGATTTCGATACTGATCCCCAGGGCGTTAAGGAGCAATACCTGATCACCCGCTGGAGGCTGGAACCGAAAGCCGGGGAAGAGGAAAAATACCTGCGCGGCGAACTGGTGGAACCCGCCAATCCTATCATCTATTACATCGACCCCGCTACCCCGAAAAAATGGGTACCGTACCTGATTGCCGGGGTGAACGACTGGCAGCAGGCCTTTGAGCAAGCCGGTTTCAGGAATGCCATCAAAGCCCTGCCCGCTCCTGAGGACGATTCTACCTGGAGCATCGATGATGCCCGGCATAATGTGATCGTGTACAAGCCCTCGCAGATAGCCAACGCCAGCGGTCCCCATGTGCATGACCCGCGCAGCGGGGAGATCATGGAGAGCCATATCAACTGGTATCACAACATCATGCAGCTGGTACGCAACTGGTATATGATCCAGGCCGGTGCTATCGACCCCGCCGCCCGTAAAATGGAATTTGATGAAGCACTGATGGGCCAGCTAATCCGCTTCGTTTCTTCCCATGAAGTAGGGCATACCCTGGGCCTCAGCCACAATTTCGGCGCCAGCTCCACCGTGCCGGTAGAAAAACTGCGGGATAAAGCCTATGTGGAAGCACATGGGCACACGCCCTCCATTATGGACTACGCGCGTTTCAACTATGTAGCGCAGCCGGAAGACGGCATCTCGCAAAAAGGCATATTCCCCAGGATCGGGGAATACGACAGATGGGCCATTGAATGGGGGTACCGGTGGCGCCCGCCGTTCCGCACCGCCAAAGAAGAAGCCGCGTTTATGAACAAGCTGATCATCGACAGCCTGACCAGTAACAAACGCCTCTATTTCGGCAGCGAAAACAGTTCTGCCGATCCCCGGAACCAAAGTGAAGATCTTGGGGACAATGCCGTAGTGGCGGCAAAGTATGGTATAAAGAACCTGCAACGCATCCTGCCTCAATTGCGGGAATGGACCCGGGAGCCGAATGAAGGCTACGGGAAGCTGAAAATGATGTACGAAGAGGTGCTGAAGCAGTACAGGTTATATACGGCACAGGTGTTGAAAAGCATAGGCGGGGAATACTACCATGCCATAAGCGTGGAACAGCCCGGCCCGGTGATAGAACCGGTGGCCTGGCAGCAGCAGAAGGAAGCCATGCAATTCCTGCGGGACGACCTGTTTGCAACACCTGAATGGCTCATTAACGACACATTGACAGCGCTGACCGGTACGGACCCTATACTGCATATCGGCGTTGCGCAATCCAACATACTCATGAAGCTGCAAGGCTCCGGCATGTTGATGGGCCTGATAAAAACTGCGGAACGCAACAAAGGCATAAAAACCTACAGTGCCGCCGAGTTCCTGGAAGATCTGAAACAAGGCATCTGGGGTGAACTGTATTCCGGCAAGCCGATCGATATCTTCCGCCGGAACCAGCAGAAAAAGTATCTTGACAATGCATTCAAAGCGTTTGCGGCAGTCAACGAGATCGTGGGCAGGAATCTCGGCAACGGCACGATCTTCTACATCAACCCGGACCCTACCGGCAATGATGTTTCCAGCATCATGCGGGCGCATCTGACGGAACTGCGTCGTGATATCCGCAAAGCGGTGTCCGCGCAAAAAGGCGTATCCCGCTATCATTTGCAGGATATGGAACAACGGATCGGCCAGGTGCTGGAAGGGAAAGAAAACAAGTGA